One window of Pelobates fuscus isolate aPelFus1 chromosome 9, aPelFus1.pri, whole genome shotgun sequence genomic DNA carries:
- the LOC134572585 gene encoding uncharacterized protein LOC134572585 — protein sequence MAKNLKDSKVHTLKIQQTYWAKDSSEEDLLKLGAICLDKVEEQVDYYDTDGYDLAVKDTWLSKTEHKWRLIVGKSGPVKPSPPSKTSQHHLQKGNLKASRQVDNDLTRKNQQKALKNDQNSNKILAGTDAVGKGLSTCHELENEIEIMQYLSKDLSPTEDINGAAMGDFLQVVRIQKYASFVFTKQVTYRLRDLYTITLTTDQKSSRKVAVVSLQVEIQNVTQGFQRLEQLANDLELQLQNM from the coding sequence ATGGCAAAAAATCTGAAAGACTCGAAGGTCCACACACTCAAGATCCAGCAGACTTACTGGGCAAAGGACTCGAGTGAAGAGGACTTGTTGAAGTTGGGGGCCATCTGCTTGGACAAAGTAGAAGAACAAGTGGATTATTATGATACAGATGGGTATGATCTGGCTGTCAAGGACACATGGCTGAGTAAAACTGAACATAAATGGAGACTGATTGTGGGCAAGAGTGGGCCAGTCAAACCATCTCCACcatccaaaaccagtcaacaccATCTTCAGAAAGGTAATTTGAAAGCCAGTCGACAGGTAGACAATGACCTTACAAGAAAAAACCAACAGAAAGCTTTAAAAAATGATCAAAATAGCAACAAAATATTAGCAGGTACGGATGCCGTAGGAAAAGGTTTGTCAACTTGCCACGAGCTAGAAAATGAAATTGAGATTATGCAGTATCTTTCCAAAGATTTATCACCCACAGAAGACATTAACGGTGCAGCGATGGGAGATTTTCTACAAGTTGTGCGGATCCAAAAATACGCAAGTTTCGTCTTCACGAAGCAGGTGACCTACCGATTAAGGGATCTTTATACAATTACACTAACAACGGACcagaaaagctccagaaaagtggCTGTGGTGTCTCTTCAAGTTGAAATCCAAAACGTCACACAAGGGTTTCAAAGACTGGAACAGCTGGCCAATGATCTGGAACTCCAACTCCAAAATATGTAA